The genomic stretch ATCTTATTTAAAAGCAGATTGAGAAAAGAATAATAAGGATGAAAAAAATTTACATCACATAACAAAGTATATGAGGGAAAAGAAAAAGAGCATTTTAAACTTTTCAGCGGTTGCACTTTTTCTTTCACCCAAATTTCGCTTCCTCTATGATAAAATAATAAGGAAGTCGGCGAAACTTCTCATATTCGGATACGTTATATGCAATTCAAAAAATATAGGAATGGCAGGGATTAGAATTGGGTATATTTTAACCTCTGAATGTTTAGCGGGAATGATAGAAAAATTTAAGCCGATGATGGAGGTAAGCTCTTTGGCGGTAAATGCAATTGTAGCTATTTGTTCCAGTAGGAAATATTTAAAGAGTGCCGTAAAAGATATTGTTATTTCACGGGGTAAGTTTACATATGGTTTAAGAGATTTAGGGTATAATGCTATTGAAAGAGGAGGTAATTTTATTCTTGTTGATTTTGGAGATAAGCGAAAGGAGGTCTTAGAAAGTTTAGGAAAGAATAATATAGAATATAGAATTTTTGGCAGTCCACTGAAAAAATATACCAGAATAACAGTCGGGAAATACAAGATAATGAACTATGTATTGAAAATTATTAGAAAACATAATAAATAATTGAATATTTTTTTGAAATTTACTTTTATTTATTGATATTGACTTTTAGGTTAAAATATATTAAATTATTATTATGTCAAAATAAAAAATTAAACTTAAGAAGAAAAGTTATGATAAAAATCTATAATTCTTTAACAAGAAAAAAGGAAGATTTTGTACCGCTTTTGGAGGGTGAGTTGAAAATGTATGCTTGTGGTATAACTCCTTATGATGAAATTCATATTGGACATGCTAGACAAGCAGTCGTTTATGATGTTGTTAGGGCTTATTTTGAATATCTTGGATATAAGATTACATATGTAAGAAATTTTACAGATGTAGATGACAAGATAATCAAAAGAGCAAATGAGGAGGGCAGAGATAGTATAGAGGTAAGCGAGCATTATATCAAGGAAAATTCAGAAGATTTGGAAAAACTTAAAGTTAAGCACGCTACCCATGAGCCAAAAGTCACTGATTGTATTGCTGACATAATAGAGTATATTCAGGTTCTTATCGACAAAGGTTTTGCCTATGTTGTTAAAGGCGAAGTGTTTTTTGATATCGATAAATTTACTGAATACGGCAAGTTGTCCAACCGGAAAAGAGATGATTTGATAGACTCTGAAGATTCTCCAAACAAAAAGAATAACAATGATTTTGCTTTGTGGAAACCTCATAAGCCAGGCGAGCCATACTGGGATTCGCCTTGGTCAAAAGGTCGGCCTGGATGGCACATCGAATGTTCAGTAATGGCTCATAAATATCTTGGCGATGAAATAGATATCCATGGAGGCGGATTGGATTTAATATTTCCTCATCATGAAAATGAAATTGCTCAAAGCGAGGCTTATTCAGGTAAAGCTTTTGCAAAATACTGGGTTCATAATGGTCTGGTAATGATCAACGGAACTAAGATGAGTAAAAGTTTGGGAAATTTTTTGACAGTTAAGGATGCTTTGAAAAAATATTTTCCAGAAGAAATCAGATATGTAATATTAACCAATACTTATAGTTCTAATATCGATTTTTTAGATGATCTATTCTTGAATGCCAGAAAGAGACTTTATTATTTTTATACTACTCTTTTGCGAATGGAGGAATTTGCCAATGGTGCGGATGCTAAAGTTGATTCAGATCGAGTCCCTGGAGTTATTATCGGTCTTGAGGGAAAGTTTAATGAGTTAATGGATGATAATTTTAATACTCCTAGAGTAATTTCCGAAATAACGGAAATATTCAAAGAGTTGAATAAGATTATTGATTCCAATAAATATTCTACCGAAGAAAAGAGCGGTATCTTTAAATCCTTTTTCCAAATTTTTAACAAAATTTCTTCTGTTTTAAGACTCTTTGAAGATAGTCCAAATGAATATCTTTCAAAATTAAAAGAGAAAATCTTGACAGAAAAAAATATAACTGAGAATTTTATTAATTCAAAGCTGGAAGAGCGTCAATCTGCCAAAAAAATAAAAGACTATGAAAAGGCAGATAGTATAAAGGAGGAACTAAAATCAAAGGGGATATCAATTCAAGATTCTCCTGATTCTGTAAAATGGGAAATTATTTTTTAGTAATTAAATTTTTTATTGGCACTATCCAGGTAGCGCCATTTATTTTATTATTATTTTTGCAATATGACTAAATTAGAAATAAAAATGTTAAATTTTTTGAAGGAGTTAAAGAAAAAATATTCAGTCGTTGGCATAAAGGCTGAATTTGAAGCAGAAGGAAGTCGCTTGACTGAACTTTTACGCTTAAAGGAGATAGTCGCCAAAGCTGGCTTGGGTTTGACTATAAAAACAGGAGGCGCTGAAGCTATTAGGGATTTATATGATGCAAGGCTTATTGGTGTTTCCGGTATAGTCGCTCCTATGATTGAATCTCCTTTTGCTTTAAAAAAATTTTTATCGGCAATAGACACAGCTTTCCCAGAAAAAGAGGAAAGAGAGGATATTTCCTTTTTCGTTAATATAGAAACAATTGATGCATATAATAATTTTGACGAAATGCTTGAGATAGAGAATATAAATAAATTAGCAGGAATTGTTTTGGGTAGATCAGATATGTCTTGTTCTCTTGGGCTCGCAAAGAAAGATATTAACTCAACTAAATTATTTAAAATAGCAGAAACTCTTATTAAAAAAATAAAAAAGAAAGATTTAAAATTTATAATTGGCGGATCTGTTGATATTAAATCTTTAGATTTTTTTAATAAACTTCCGAAAACTAATTTTGTTGGATTTGAAACCAGAAAAGTAATATTTGAATGCCCAACTGCGCTTAATCGACAAGCTAAGGAGGGAATACAAAAGGCCTTGGAATTTGAGTTATTATGGTTACTGAATAAAAAAGATTATTATAATAAAATTTCAGCTGAAGATAGCGAGAGAATTAAAAAATTACAAAAAAAGTATAATCTTAAATAAATGTTTATACTTAGAGATTAAATAATAATAAAGAGTTTTAGGCAAAGGGAATTCACCCTTTTAATTTCCCTCTTCCCTTTGCCTAAAACAAAAAAATCAAATTTTCTTTTCTAGTAGAAAAGGTTTAAAATAATTAAAACGAGATAAAAAATTTACTCTGCGGATTTGCTTTTCAAAGTTATTCTGGAAATTTATATTTAAATCAGTATTAAAATCAGTTTTTCTTTTCACGTTCATCCAAAGCAAATCCTTGTCCCGTTGCGCCTGCCTGCCGGCAGGCAGGCTCTCCTCCTTTCAGTCGTCGTGGCGTAAACAAGGGATAAAAGGAAAATTGCTCGGCTCGCAATTTTCCCAAATTTTTTTTGCTACGCTCTGAAAATTTTTTTTATCCCCGATGTTATCGGAAATAATCAAAAGTTTTTTATCAGCTTAGCGGATAATTATTTGGGGCTATTTTTTATTTTTATATTACAAAAACCCTTAACAAAATGGGGGGGGTAGTGATAAGGTATCAATGACTATCATGGTGGTAGTTAAATCGTTCATTCCAAACCAAAAGGAGGTGAGAACCGATGGGAAAAAAGAACACTCCAACACGCGGACCTTCGAAACATGGTGGTTGGGGAGGCAAGAGAGCATCTAAGGGAGGTGGCCTTTCCACAACGAAATCCGGAGGCAAATCCGGAACTTCTGGCGGTGGCAAAAAGAAATAAATGTTACCGCAAAGCGAGGTAGATTTCATAATTACCTCGCTTTTTTAATATTACGATACATGTTATAATATAACTAACTTAATTTGCTTACATTAATAAATAGTCAAGTGTAACGCATTAGGTTAGAATGGTCTAAATTATATTATTCCACAACTATGTTAAAATTTTATCTTAAAAAATTGAAAAATAATTTAACTGTATTTATTATTAAAACACAAAAATTATCATCTCTTGATATTACTTTGTATATTAAGACTGGTTCAGTTTATGAAGATAAAAAAAATAATGGAATTTCCCATTTACTTGAACATTTGCTCTTTCTAAAAACTAAACAACTTGAATTACATCCCATTGTCCTTGATATATATCCATATACTAGAAAGGATTTTACTTATTTTGAAATTACTACTTATAAAGATTTAATAAATGATGCTCTGTCATCTCTATTTTCAGTAATTGCATTTCCTGATTTTACAGAAAATAATCTTAAAATTATTAAAAAAATTACCACAGAAGAAATAATGGAATTTTATGATAATCCTTGTGATGTTTTAAATCAAAAAATAGATCAATTTTTATATCAAAAGAACAGCTTGGCGCTTAATGTGGCAAGTAGCGAAGAAAATCTAAAAAATATTACCATAGCAAATTTAAAAGAATGGTATAAAAATTTTTATGTTCCAAGCAATATGATTTTAACCTTAGTTGGTGATATAAATATCAGCAAAACAATAAAACAAATTAATAATATTTTCCATTTTAATAATTTATCTGATAGAACAAGTAAAAATAAAAAAATTGGCAAGATTGTTTATCCCAAGACTATATCAAAGCCAATCAAATTAAAAAGTAGTAATAATTTTAAACAAACATATTTAACTTTTGTCTTCCCAGTGTCCAGCATTAATAATTCAAAATATACTCATTTTATTTTGTTAGCAGAAATTTTAAATAAAAAAATAAGGCAAAAAATGGAAAATAGCGGCCTCTTTTATGATATTCAGTTTTGTTACCATCACTATTTAAATGTAGGAGAATTTAGGATAATAACTGCTTGTAAAAAAAATAATACGGATAAAATAATAAAAAAAATTTATAATTTTATTAATGCTATTAAAATATCGGATTCATTTTTTAATGAAACAAAAAAATATATTAAATATCAATTTTTATTAAAAGAGGATAATGTAGACGAATTGTCATCTTTGTCTTTGTATTTATTAAATAACAATTCTAAATTAACTACTCTTAAAGATGAAATAGATAAAATTGACAGTATAAAATTTGATGAAATAATCACTATTAAGAAAAAATATTTTAATAAGAAAAACAGTTATCATTTTCTAATGAATTAAAAAAATTAAAAATAAAAAATAGCCATAAATAATGTTTTGATTCCCGCCAATTCGGCGGGCAGGCGCAAAACAAAAATTTTTAATTACATCCGATAACAGCGTGTATGAGGCTACGGCTTCTATACAAGTTTCCACCCATATTTGCCATATTTTGCTCCGCTACCTGCCTGCCGGCAGGCAGGCGCTCCGCAAAACATCAGATATACGCAAACGTTATCGGAAATAATTAAAAATTTTTTATCAGCTTAGCGGATAATTATTTGGGGCTATTTTTTATTTTTTCATCGCAACAAAATCCTTGACAAAATGGGGAATAGTGATAAGGTACTGTCAGTTCTTTAACATCAAAAACAAGGAGGATAGAAACATGGAAAAACAAAAGTATCAGTTATCCCCAAATATCCGCATTATATCTGATTCTGAATCAGATATGGCGATGGTTTATCACGCCCTATATGGTAATCCTCGAATTATCAATGACGAGGGTTTGCGATTTTTGAATCTTTTCAAACGACCAAGCAGCGCAGAAGAAATCTCTGAAATTTGCGACGACAATCCAAAGGGTACAATTCAAGAGTTCGCCGAGATTTTCTTTCTTGTCGAACCCGGCTTTGACGAGAAAAAATTCCTACGAGAGAAGAAAGAACAACAACTCATCGAAGTACAGAAGCAAAGGACGGTTGACCGAATGGGCCTCGCAATCAGCGATTCGTGCAACTTTGGATGTACACACTGCATTCATTTCCAGCCTGCGACCAATCTTGATCAAGTGCTGCCTATATATCAACGAGCGGCTCCGCAACTCAATATGACTTGGGAAATCGCAAAGCGATGCGTAGATCAGTATGTTGCATTAATGAGAGAGCAAGAAAAGACTCACGGAAAGATACATTTTGGAAACGCAGAACCGTTAGTCAATTGGCCTGTTATTGAGCAAGTGCTTGAATACTGCGATAAGATGAGCGATTTCTCATTTGAATTTGCCATCAATACAAATCTGGTACTCATGACAAAGCAGATCGCCGAGACATTCAAACGATATCAAGTCCGTATCGCAACGTCACTTGACGGAACTCAAATAGCTAACGATGCTATTCGCATTACAAAAGGTGGGCGGGGAACATTTACCCGCATCCTTGAGAAGTTCGATCTCCTATCAGAGATCGGTTATTCGCTTGATGGATTCAGTATCACTGTTACAAGAGGCAACTTCGAACTCATTGACACAGATATTTTAGACTTGGCCATTGAAAGAAGAATGTCTTCAATCGCTTTCGATTATGACCTTGTTGGTCTGATTCACATTTCTGCTGAGGAACGAATTGCAAAACTCATGCGACTCAAAAAGTACGCCAATGAACACGGCATTGACTTCTTTGGAACATGGGATTCTCCGTTTCGTAATCTGACCTCAGAAAGTCTATTGTCTGGAGATCACGCGTTTTGTGCCGCCGTTCAAGGCAAATCCATTGAGTTTAATGTGAATGGCAGTATCAAGATCTGTAGTCACACCACCACGACGATCGGGCATCTCGACAGCTTCGATGAGATGTTCGGAAAAAATGGTGGTTTAACACAGATTGTTGCCAATCGTTTTCCGGGGACAGATGAATACTGTTCCGGGTGCGAGATTGAAGGTCCGTGCGGTGGACAATGCCATGTCACCAGAGAGGTTGTTTCTCGTTCAATGGGTGGGGAACAACAAGAAATTTTTACAGATATGTGTAATTTCTATCGCGGAATCACAAAAGCGCTTGCGATAGAGTATATCCGGTCAAGCTGAACCGCGGCGGTCGGCAACCGTCAAACCTGCATCTTATGAAAGGAGGTGAGCCAGATGAGAAAGATCAAGATCAAAAAGATCAAGATTGCCAAGGTCGTCCCACTGCCTTCGGGGATGTCTTTCCCCGGCAAACGAACCAGTTGCAAGTAATTGCAGCCCGTGGGGTTAAGTACGTAAGTGTTTAACCCCACTTTTTTTTGTCCCACTGCACCACAAGTTCATAAATATTTTTTTGAGGATTATTTGAGCTCACTGCCCAATGAAGCGCGTTAAGATAAAAAATGGCATAAACAAACTGATATTTTTTCTGAAATAATTTTTTATCTTCTACAAGAGTGGATTCCCAAATCGCCGCAATGAGTTTATCCATATAATCAGCTTCAAATGTTTCATCAACGCCCTGCTCTTGATATGCTTTAGCGCACTCTTGATAATAAAAGAGGCGAGAGAGATCATAGTTGGGATCGCCAAATAACGCTAATTCCCAATCAAGTACCCCCGTTAAATTTTTACCATCAGTAAGTAAATTATGAATAATAAGATCGCCATGAACTAAGGTAAACTTTATTTTAGTAGTAAATAGATTTTTAATTTCGGGGTTATTAATTATTAAAAATAAATCCCGCAATAATTTATTAGCTTGCTCAAATTTTTTAATATCAATACTTTTCTGCTTTACTCCATCTGTAAGGTAGTCCAAAAACCTTTTATATTTTTTACCTGTTTTTACCGAATAAATATTATCTTTTATTATGATTCTCTGATACTGAAGAAATTCAACGACTTGTTTGATAATATCACTTTTACTGCTTGACGAAAGATTTTTCCAAGTTAAATCCATTGTCTGTCCGGGAAGGCGATTCTCAACCATAAAAAATAATTCATCAATTTTTCCATACCATAAAACTTTTGGTATTAATTGATAATTAAGACGCTTTAAAAAATTTGCCTCTCTTAGTAAAAGTTTAGGGTTATCGTCCCTAAAACGTATAACATAGTTATCCGAGAGAAAAACTTTGTAGTTAGTGCCACTTGGCGCAACCGTAAAATTTTCCCCTACGGGGATGGCAAATTGTCTCTTAATTTTTTTAATTCGTAAAAGATAATTTTTCATAGTATAATTTTATCAAAAATAATAATATTTGTCATTTTTTAAAAATTTTAAAGATTGAATTTTAACTTATTTTAATTTATAATATCAGTATATGGTACGATTTCAAAAAAATAAAAAATAGCCCTAAATAATATTTTGATTCCCGCCAATTCGGCGGGCAGGCGCAAAACAAAAATTTTTAATTACATCCGATAACGGCGTGTATGAGGCTACGGCTTTTTACAAAAGCCTCTACCCATATTTGCCTCAGCTACCTGCCTGCCGGCAGGCAGGCGCTACGGCAAACATCAGATATGCCGAAACGTTATACGCAATTTAAAAAATATTTTTGCTATATTAAAAATAAAAAAGCCATAATTTAATATTATGGTTTTTATATAACAATTAAATTGTACCGCTAACGGGAATCGAACCCGTGTTTCCGCCGTGAGAGGGCGATGTCCTAACCCCTAGACGATAGCGGCTATATTACTCAACAAACCTACTACTTTTTTGCGTCGCCGCCAAATCTTCTATCGCGATTGTTAAACCAGTCAATTGCTTCATCTAAGTCGCTTTCGGAAAAGTCAGGCCAGCAAACAGATGGAAAATATAACTCGCTATATGATGACTGCCAAAGAAGAAAGCCAGAAAGCCGCTGTTCTCCGGATGTTCTGATAATTAAATCAGTGTCAGGCAATCCAGCAGTATAAAGATTATCATTAACTATTTTTTCTGTTATTTTGTCAGCGGGTATTTTTTCTTGTATAATTTTTTTTATGGCATTAACAATTTCTACTCTTCCTCCATAACTAATAGCAATATTTAAAAGTCCTTTTTTGCAATTTTTAGTTGCTTGTTCCATTTTTTGAATGCTTTTTTGCATATCAGACGACAGATCAGAAATTCTCCCAATAACACGCACTTGAATATTTTGTTTTTTAAAATATTCTATCTCGTTTATCATCGCGTTTTTTAACAATTTCATTAAATAACCGACTTCTTTTTTTGATCTGTTCCAATTTTCAGTTGAAAAAGCGTAAATAGTTAAAATTTTTATTCCTTTTTTTAAGCATAACTCTCCAACCTCTTTGATTTTGTCATATCCTTTGCTGTGGCCTTTTAAAGTCGGCAGGCCTTTGTTTCGCGCCCATCTTCTGTTCCCATCCATTATAATTCCTAAATGGTTTATATTTCTAGGCATAGATTTATTTTGTTTCTTTATGAAGAGTATGAGCTTTGCAAAATTTGCAATATTTTTTTAGTTCTAAACGGTTTTTTATTGTTTTTTTATTTTTTTGAGAATAATAATTTATTCTGTGGCATTTAGAACATTCTAATTTTATTAGGTTATCTTGCGACATAATTTAAATTTTAGCTTTTTAGCTTTTAGCTTATAGATTGAATTATAAACTAAAAATAATTAAATTTTTTGGAGCCAGCGAAGGGATTCGAACCCGTGACCTACTGTTTACAAAACAGTTGCTCTAACCAACTGAGCTACGCTGGCAAATCTATTGAGCCGTTGCGCGGGCTTGAACCGCGGACCTCTTCCTTACCATGGAAGCGCTCTACCGCTGAGCTACAACGGCAAAAAAACAAATTAAAATGTGAAATGTTTTGCTAAGTTGTTGACTATCCTAATAAATATACTAGCTTGTCCCGCCGTATGGCGGTAAGCTACAACGGCAAATTAAAGTTATATTATTTTTTTTTCTATATCTTTATAGATACTGCCGAGCACTCCATTAACAAATTTTCCAGAAGAAGTTCCGCCAAAAGTTTTTGCTAATTCTATTGCTTCGTTAATTGCGACTTTTGCGGGAATATTTTTATCATAACATAATTCATAAACTCCGATACGCAAAATATTTCTGTCTATGTTGGTAATTTGGTTAATAGGCCATTCAGGTGCGTATTTAGTTATTGTTTTATCAATTTTAACCAAATTTTCAATAACACCATCTATAATATTGGTAATAAAGTCTTTTTCATTTATTCCGGGAGCAAATCCTTTTATATTTTTATCAGCTTCTTCTTTTACATTTTTAATAACAGCATCATCTTTGAGTCGATTATAGTCAGAATGAAAAGCATTGCGGAAATCTATTTGATACAGAGTCTGCATTGCTACTGTTCTTCCAAGGTGGCGATTAGACATATTATTAGCTTTTAGCTTTTAGCTTTTATACAAAGACAAAAAACTAAGAAATTAAAAAATTAAAAAATTTTATTTTTTTTCTTTATCTTTTTTTTCGTCTTTTTTCTTTTTTGAAACAGCGATTTTTAAAACCTGCTTGCCTTTGTATGTTCCGCAATTTTTACAAACAGTATGAGATAATATTGGTTGCTTGCATTTTGGGCATTTAGAAAGGCTTATTTTTTTTAATGCGTTATGCGACTGCCTTTTTTTGATTGATGATTTTGTGCGGCGTTTTTTTGGTACTGACATAGAATATTAATTATCCCAGCCAGAGGCTGGTCAGCCTTCGGCTGAAATTTACAATTTTTAATTATAAACTGAATTTATTTTTTTAAATTAAACTTGATAAGTATTTTAACATAAAGAATAAAGAAATCAAGGGAATAAGGTTTATATTCAATTTAGTTGTAAATTCCGATAATATTATATAGAATTGATTTTATAAATACTTTTTTAAAAGCACCAAATCCAAAATTACAAATAACAAACAAATTACAATAACCAAAATTACAAATTCAAAACTTTTCAATTATATTGTTTTGAATTTTGAATTTTGAACATTGGTGCTTATTTGGAATTTATGATTTTGAATTTTGAATTTTCTAAATAAAATCCTATTCAATTTTATTATCTAATTTTATTTTTTGAAATGATTAAATTGCGTATAGCCTGAAAATAATTATATAAAAGTTATATTAGCTACTTCATCTTCCTTATTTTTAAATCTCATAAGCTTTACTCCTTGCGTTGACCTTCCCAATGAATTAACAGATTTTAGAGGAAGCCTGATAATTTGTCCAAGTTTGGAAATGATAATAATATCCTCGTCCAAGATTTTAGAATTTGTAATAACCATAGCTATTAAATTTCCTGTTCGCGATGTTATTTTTGCTGTTTTTATTCCTGATCCTCCTCTTGATTGCAAACGATATTCAGACAATTTTGTTTTTTTGCCAAAGCCATTTTTGCTAATTATTAAAACTTGCAAATTTTTTTCTTTTGCTTGAAAATCAATGACATCCATTCCAATCACTCTATCATCTTTTTTCAGCCTTATTCCCTTAACTCCGCTTGCGTTTCTTCCCATTGAACGGACGCCTTTTTCATTAAATTTTATTGACTTGCCAAGAGTTGTGGCAATTATAATATTATCTTTTCCAGAAGACGGGCTAACCCATTCTAATAGGTCGTCATTTTTAAGTTTAATTGCGATAAGTCCGCTTCTTCTCACATTAGTAAAGTCTGATATAGCTACTTTTTTTATTAAGCCATTTTTTGTTTGCATTATTATATATTTGCATTCTTCTAATTCATCAAAAGGAAGAACAGCTGAAATAAGTTCGTCAGATCCTAATTGTAAAAAATTTACGATTGCTTGTCCTTTTGACTGGCGGGTTGCCTGCGGAATATCATAAGCTTTTAATTGGAATACTCTTCCTTTTGTCGTAAAAAATAGAACATCAGAATGTGTCATTGCGGTAAAAAAATGTTCTACTAAATCTTCTTCTTTTGTTGTTAAGCCAATAACTCCTTTTCCTCCGCGAGATTGAGTTTTAAAATTATCAGGAGACATTCTTTTAATATATCCGTCGCGAGTTATCGCGATAATCGTTGATTCATTAGGAACCAAATCTTCCGCTGAAAATTCCCCAACAGCTCCGGCAACAACTTTTGTTCTTCTTTCGTCAGCAAATTTTTCTTTAACTTCTTTTAATTCATCTTTTACTATATTTGACATCAACTTTTTAGACGCTAATATTTTTTTTAATTCTTTAATAATTTTTTTCTTTTCTTTTAGTTCATCTTCAATTTTCATTCTTTCCAAATTTGCCAAATTTTGCAATTTCATTTCTAAAATAGCAACTGATTGTTTTTCAGAAAGTTTGAATTTTTTTATTAAATTGATTTTTGCTTCTTCCTTGTCTTTGGATTTTTTAATCACTTTGATAACAGCGTCAATTTTATCTAAAGCGATTTTTAAACCTTCTAAAATATGCGCGCGGTCAAGAGCTTTTTGCAATTCAAATTTGCACCTTCTTTCAATAACTGTCAATCTGTGTTTAATGTGTTCTTCTAACGCTGTTTTTAAATTTAGTACCTTAGGCTGTATCCCATTGATTAACGCTAACATATTAAAGTTAAAATTTTCTTGCAAAGGCGTTAATTTAAATAAGCGATTTAATATTTTTTTAGGATAAGAATCGCGTTTTAATTCAATAACAATTCTTATATCTTCCAGCCCTTTTGATTCATCTCTCAAATCTTTAATCCCGTCTATTTTTTTATTTCTAACCAAGTCAGCTATTTTTTCTATTAAAGTAGCTTTATTAACTTGATAGGGAATTTCTGAAACAATAATTTGGAACTGATTAGTTTTCACTTCCACTATTTCAGTTTTAGCCCGCATTGTTACTCTTCCTCGTCCAGTGTTATACGCTTCTCTTATTTCTTTTTTATTATAAATAATTCCGCCTGTTGGAAAATCAGGACCTTTAACAAATTTTATTAAATCGTCAATTGTGGCATCAGGCTTGTCAATCAAATATTCAAGCGCGTCTATAAGTTCTTCTAAATTATGCGGTGGAATATTTGTTGCCATGCCAACTGCAATTCCCAATGTTCCATTTAATAAAAGAATAGGGAGTTTAGAGGGTAGAATCCTTGGTTCTTTTTGGCTTCCATCATAATTAGGAACAAAATCAACAGTATCTTTATCAATGTCTTTTAAAACTTCTTCAGTAATTTGTTCCAGCTTTGCCTCTGTATATCTCATAGCTGCTGCCTTATCTCCGTCCATTGATCCAAAGTTTCCCTGTCCTCTTACTAATGTATAACGCAAAGAAAAGTCTTGCGCCATTCTTACCATACTTTCATAAACAGCGGCGTCTCCATGAGGATGATATTTACCAAGAACTTCACCAACTACTGTGGCTGATTTTCTGAATTTAGCCGTATGTTTCAGCCCAATGCTCCACATCGCGTAAAGAATTCTTCTGTG from Patescibacteria group bacterium encodes the following:
- a CDS encoding aminoglycoside phosphotransferase family protein produces the protein MKNYLLRIKKIKRQFAIPVGENFTVAPSGTNYKVFLSDNYVIRFRDDNPKLLLREANFLKRLNYQLIPKVLWYGKIDELFFMVENRLPGQTMDLTWKNLSSSSKSDIIKQVVEFLQYQRIIIKDNIYSVKTGKKYKRFLDYLTDGVKQKSIDIKKFEQANKLLRDLFLIINNPEIKNLFTTKIKFTLVHGDLIIHNLLTDGKNLTGVLDWELALFGDPNYDLSRLFYYQECAKAYQEQGVDETFEADYMDKLIAAIWESTLVEDKKLFQKKYQFVYAIFYLNALHWAVSSNNPQKNIYELVVQWDKKKWG
- a CDS encoding pitrilysin family protein, whose protein sequence is MLKFYLKKLKNNLTVFIIKTQKLSSLDITLYIKTGSVYEDKKNNGISHLLEHLLFLKTKQLELHPIVLDIYPYTRKDFTYFEITTYKDLINDALSSLFSVIAFPDFTENNLKIIKKITTEEIMEFYDNPCDVLNQKIDQFLYQKNSLALNVASSEENLKNITIANLKEWYKNFYVPSNMILTLVGDINISKTIKQINNIFHFNNLSDRTSKNKKIGKIVYPKTISKPIKLKSSNNFKQTYLTFVFPVSSINNSKYTHFILLAEILNKKIRQKMENSGLFYDIQFCYHHYLNVGEFRIITACKKNNTDKIIKKIYNFINAIKISDSFFNETKKYIKYQFLLKEDNVDELSSLSLYLLNNNSKLTTLKDEIDKIDSIKFDEIITIKKKYFNKKNSYHFLMN
- the rpmG gene encoding 50S ribosomal protein L33, with translation MSQDNLIKLECSKCHRINYYSQKNKKTIKNRLELKKYCKFCKAHTLHKETK
- a CDS encoding radical SAM protein — its product is MEKQKYQLSPNIRIISDSESDMAMVYHALYGNPRIINDEGLRFLNLFKRPSSAEEISEICDDNPKGTIQEFAEIFFLVEPGFDEKKFLREKKEQQLIEVQKQRTVDRMGLAISDSCNFGCTHCIHFQPATNLDQVLPIYQRAAPQLNMTWEIAKRCVDQYVALMREQEKTHGKIHFGNAEPLVNWPVIEQVLEYCDKMSDFSFEFAINTNLVLMTKQIAETFKRYQVRIATSLDGTQIANDAIRITKGGRGTFTRILEKFDLLSEIGYSLDGFSITVTRGNFELIDTDILDLAIERRMSSIAFDYDLVGLIHISAEERIAKLMRLKKYANEHGIDFFGTWDSPFRNLTSESLLSGDHAFCAAVQGKSIEFNVNGSIKICSHTTTTIGHLDSFDEMFGKNGGLTQIVANRFPGTDEYCSGCEIEGPCGGQCHVTREVVSRSMGGEQQEIFTDMCNFYRGITKALAIEYIRSS
- a CDS encoding aldolase/citrate lyase family protein: MTKLEIKMLNFLKELKKKYSVVGIKAEFEAEGSRLTELLRLKEIVAKAGLGLTIKTGGAEAIRDLYDARLIGVSGIVAPMIESPFALKKFLSAIDTAFPEKEEREDISFFVNIETIDAYNNFDEMLEIENINKLAGIVLGRSDMSCSLGLAKKDINSTKLFKIAETLIKKIKKKDLKFIIGGSVDIKSLDFFNKLPKTNFVGFETRKVIFECPTALNRQAKEGIQKALEFELLWLLNKKDYYNKISAEDSERIKKLQKKYNLK
- the uppS gene encoding polyprenyl diphosphate synthase, whose product is MPRNINHLGIIMDGNRRWARNKGLPTLKGHSKGYDKIKEVGELCLKKGIKILTIYAFSTENWNRSKKEVGYLMKLLKNAMINEIEYFKKQNIQVRVIGRISDLSSDMQKSIQKMEQATKNCKKGLLNIAISYGGRVEIVNAIKKIIQEKIPADKITEKIVNDNLYTAGLPDTDLIIRTSGEQRLSGFLLWQSSYSELYFPSVCWPDFSESDLDEAIDWFNNRDRRFGGDAKK
- a CDS encoding aminotransferase class I/II-fold pyridoxal phosphate-dependent enzyme, which produces MREKKKSILNFSAVALFLSPKFRFLYDKIIRKSAKLLIFGYVICNSKNIGMAGIRIGYILTSECLAGMIEKFKPMMEVSSLAVNAIVAICSSRKYLKSAVKDIVISRGKFTYGLRDLGYNAIERGGNFILVDFGDKRKEVLESLGKNNIEYRIFGSPLKKYTRITVGKYKIMNYVLKIIRKHNK
- the cysS gene encoding cysteine--tRNA ligase, whose amino-acid sequence is MIKIYNSLTRKKEDFVPLLEGELKMYACGITPYDEIHIGHARQAVVYDVVRAYFEYLGYKITYVRNFTDVDDKIIKRANEEGRDSIEVSEHYIKENSEDLEKLKVKHATHEPKVTDCIADIIEYIQVLIDKGFAYVVKGEVFFDIDKFTEYGKLSNRKRDDLIDSEDSPNKKNNNDFALWKPHKPGEPYWDSPWSKGRPGWHIECSVMAHKYLGDEIDIHGGGLDLIFPHHENEIAQSEAYSGKAFAKYWVHNGLVMINGTKMSKSLGNFLTVKDALKKYFPEEIRYVILTNTYSSNIDFLDDLFLNARKRLYYFYTTLLRMEEFANGADAKVDSDRVPGVIIGLEGKFNELMDDNFNTPRVISEITEIFKELNKIIDSNKYSTEEKSGIFKSFFQIFNKISSVLRLFEDSPNEYLSKLKEKILTEKNITENFINSKLEERQSAKKIKDYEKADSIKEELKSKGISIQDSPDSVKWEIIF